The window CCCAGGAGGCTCTGGGTGCCGACGTCGACCGCCTCGCCGCCCTCTACGACGAGCACGACGTCCACGGTGGGGACCGCCGGACCGTGGACGCCGCGGCCGTGGCCGCCTTCGAGGCGGTCGTCTCCGCCACCAACCGGGTGTTCGAGAGCCAGCGGCTGCTGTCCGCCTACGTGCAGGCCTTCGTGACGACCGACGCGCGCGACGCCCTCGCCGCGAGCACGGCGTCGCAGCTCCAGGCCCGGTCGGCCCGGGTGCGGGCTCTCTTCACCCGCTTCGAGGCGTGGACGGCGGCGCTCGGCGCCGAACGCCTGGCCGCCGCCTCGACGGTGGCCGCCGACCACCTGCACCCGCTGCGCCAGGCCGAACGGTCGGCGGCCCACCTGATGAGCGAGGGCGAGGAGTCGCTCCACGCCGAGCTCACCCTGACGGGCAGCCGGGCGTGGAACCTGCTACACGGGGAGGTCACCTCGCTGCTCACCGCCGAGGTCCCGCGACCCGACGGCCGGCCCGAGCGCCTGCCGATCACCGTCGTGCGGGGCCTGGCGACATCGCCCGACGGGGGCCGGCGGCGGGCCGCCTACGAGGCGGAGCTGGCGGCGTGGCCGACGGTGGCGGTGTCGTGCGCGGCCGCCATGAACTCGATCAAGGGGGAGGCCAACACCGTCAACCGCCGGCGGGGCTGGTCCGACCCGGTCGAGCCGGTCCTGCACGCCAACGCCGTCGACCGGGCCACCCTGGACGCCATGCAGGACGCCGTGGTGGCGTCTCTGCCCGACTGGCACCGCTATCTGCGGGCCAAGGCGGGATTGCTCGGGTCGGCCGGCGCCGGCGGGGGACTGCCGTGGTGGGACCTGTTCGCGCCGGTAGGGGACCCGGAGTCGGCGGCGGTGTCGTGGGACGAGGCGACGGCCACCGTGGTGGAGACCTTCTCCGGTTACTCACCGGCGCTCGCCTCCGTGGCCCGGCGGGCGGTCGAGGAGCGGTGGATCGACGCCGAGGCGCGCGACGGGAAGCGGGGCGGGGCCTTCTGCATGGGCACGACCGCCGGTGACAGCCGTGTCCTCATGAACTTCGCCGGCAGCTTCGACTCCGTGTCGACCCTGGCCCACGAGCTGGGCCACGCCTACCACAACACCACCCTGGCCGACCGCACGCCGATGCAGCGGGCCACCCCGATGGCCCTGGCCGAGACGGCCTCGATCTTCTGCGAGACCCTCCTGACCGAGGCCGCCCTGGCCGCCACCGACGACCCGGTCCGGCGCCTCACCATCCTCGAGCACGACCTGCAGGGCAGCTGTCAGGTGGTGGTCGACATCCACTCCCGCTTCCTCTTCGAGCGCGAGGTCTTCGAGCGGCGCCGGGACCGCACGCTCTCGGCCGACCAGCTCTGCGAGCTGATGCTGGCCGCCCAGCGGGAGGCCTACGGGGACGGCCTCGACCACCAGCACCTCCACCCGTGGATGTGGGCGGTGAAGCCCCACTACTACTCGACCCACTTCTACAACTGGCCCTACACGTTCGGGCTCCTGTTCGGGCTGGGCCTGTTCGCCGCCTACCGGCGCGACCCCGAGCGGTTCCGCGCCGGCTACGACGACCTGCTGTCGTCGACCGGGCTCGGGGAGGCCGCCGACCTGGCGGCCCGCTTCGGGATCGATGTGCGCGACCGGGCGTTCTGGGCGTCGAGCCTGGACGTGCTGAGCGGGCGCATCGGCGCCTTCTGCGACCAGGCCGCCAGTCCGGGCGGATCCGCCGGCTCGGCTCGGCCCTAGGCCATCGGCGTGGTG of the Acidimicrobiales bacterium genome contains:
- a CDS encoding M3 family oligoendopeptidase, which produces MPRWDVSEYFPSLESPEFAAAQEALGADVDRLAALYDEHDVHGGDRRTVDAAAVAAFEAVVSATNRVFESQRLLSAYVQAFVTTDARDALAASTASQLQARSARVRALFTRFEAWTAALGAERLAAASTVAADHLHPLRQAERSAAHLMSEGEESLHAELTLTGSRAWNLLHGEVTSLLTAEVPRPDGRPERLPITVVRGLATSPDGGRRRAAYEAELAAWPTVAVSCAAAMNSIKGEANTVNRRRGWSDPVEPVLHANAVDRATLDAMQDAVVASLPDWHRYLRAKAGLLGSAGAGGGLPWWDLFAPVGDPESAAVSWDEATATVVETFSGYSPALASVARRAVEERWIDAEARDGKRGGAFCMGTTAGDSRVLMNFAGSFDSVSTLAHELGHAYHNTTLADRTPMQRATPMALAETASIFCETLLTEAALAATDDPVRRLTILEHDLQGSCQVVVDIHSRFLFEREVFERRRDRTLSADQLCELMLAAQREAYGDGLDHQHLHPWMWAVKPHYYSTHFYNWPYTFGLLFGLGLFAAYRRDPERFRAGYDDLLSSTGLGEAADLAARFGIDVRDRAFWASSLDVLSGRIGAFCDQAASPGGSAGSARP